A single window of Amyelois transitella isolate CPQ chromosome 17, ilAmyTran1.1, whole genome shotgun sequence DNA harbors:
- the LOC106134235 gene encoding carboxypeptidase B, with translation MSEETERHGEAACDSNAGGGGGTKETRVLLTPHQLDAASADSLRSAWRTQDLYIGHLETLNKQLEGSLEKAKEIEDRIKQQYAESQHREKVLVRRLAAKEQEIQDYVSQITELKSSHASLNGRPTLLDPAVNVLILRLKQELTSTKARLEETQNELAAWKFTPDSNTGKKLMAKCRLLHQENEDLGRMTSSGRIAKLEGDLALQKNLSEEVKKSQSELDDFLQELDEDVEGMQSTVLFLQQELRATHATVNGNRPASPDKRPYSGSEASDTPRNKRRRPSVLSLDYNEDEEPLTMIRISNGNPNNKAFLITAGLHAREWVAITSALYIANEIINNFDNQPHYVKDLDWYIVPLLNPDGYVYSQTIDRFWRKNRRKFGICYGVDINRNFDIDWNVHGMTELNVCSESYSGPKAFSESESITLHDFLKRLPKIPSALVDIHSYGQQILYPWCARTVETVNSDLHKSTAAGMVESIYRVDQKLYKHGPAYHLMYPAPGAALDWAYKMGVNHSYAIEARDKGTYGFLLPPAQILDTGKELFEGVTYLASVLHPKYKKQPSSWL, from the exons ATGTCTGAAGAGACAGAGCGCCATGGCGAAGCGGCGTGTGATAGCAACGCAGGAGGCGGTGGCGGCACGAAAGAGACGCGAGTGTTATTGACCCCTCATCAGCTCGACGCTGCCTCTGCCGACTCCCTTCGGTCCGCGTGGAGAACCCAGGACTTGTACATTGGCCACCTTGAGACTTTGAACAAACAATTGGAAG GAAGCTTGGAAAAGGCGAAAGAGATAGAAGATAGGATCAAGCAGCAATATGCAGAGTCACAACACAGGGAAAAAGTGCTTGTAAGGCGTTTAGCAGCCAAGGAGCAGGAGATTCAAGATTACGTT aGTCAGATAACGGAACTAAAATCGTCACATGCCAGTCTCAACGGGCGGCCTACGCTTTTAGATCCCGCAGTCAACGTCCTTATACTCCGGCTGAAGCAAGAATTGACCTCGACAAAAGCAAGGTTGGAAGAAACGCAAAACGAGTTGGCAGCGTGGAAATTCACGCCCGATTCGAATACGGGAAAAAAGTTGATGGCAAAGTGTAGATTGTTACACCAGGAAAATGAAGACTTAGGTCGCATGACCTCGAGTGGACGAATAGCCAAGTTAGAAGGTGATCTTGCCTTACAAAAGAATTTAAGTGAAGAAGTAAAGAAGTCACAATCag AGCTTGACGACTTCCTCCAAGAGCTGGACGAGGACGTGGAGGGCATGCAAAGTACAGTACTGTTCCTACAGCAAGAATTGCGAGCTACCCACGCCACAGTGAACGGCAACAGGCCCGCCTCGCCCGACAAACGGCCCTACTCCGGCAGCGAAGCCAGCGACACGCCCAGAAACAAACGAAGAAGGCCCTCCGTCCTCTCCCTTGACTACAACGAGGATGAAGAACCCCTCACAAT GATCAGAATATCTAATGGGAACCCCAACAACAAAGCATTCCTAATAACAGCAGGACTCCACGCCCGGGAATGGGTTGCTATCACATCGGCTCTGTACATAGCTAACGAAATTATCAACAATTTCGATAACCAACCCCATTACGTTAAAGATTTGGATTG GTATATAGTGCCACTTCTTAATCCTGACGGCTATGTATACTCCCAGACCATCGACCGGTTTTGGCGAAAAAATCGACGAAAGTTTGGCATTTGTTACGGTGTCGATATTAACAGGAACTTCGA CATAGACTGGAACGTGCACGGTATGACTGAATTGAATGTATGTAGCGAGTCGTACTCCGGCCCAAAAGCGTTTTCAGAGTCAGAAAGTATAACTTTACAT GACTTCTTAAAACGTCTACCGAAGATACCGTCAGCATTAGTAGACATCCACTCCTATGGGCAACAAATACTTTATCCATGGTGTGCTCGCACCGTAGAAACAGTGAACTCTGACTTGCATAAATCTACCGCCGCAGGGATGGTTGAG TCAATATACAGGGTAGACCAAAAGCTCTACAAGCATGGCCCAGCATACCATTTAATGTACCCAGCGCCAGGGGCCGCCTTAGACTGGGCTTACAAGATGGGTGTAAACCATTCCTATGCAATTGAAGCCAGAGACAAAGGAACCTACGGTTTTCTTCTTCCGCCAGCCCAAATTTTGGACACTGGAAAGGAACTGTTTGAAGGTGTAACTTACTTAGCCAGCGTTCTCCATCCAAAGTATAAAAAACAACCCTCGTCTTGGCTTTGA